One segment of Panicum virgatum strain AP13 chromosome 1K, P.virgatum_v5, whole genome shotgun sequence DNA contains the following:
- the LOC120683417 gene encoding (6-4)DNA photolyase isoform X2, which yields MEAPTAAMVWFRKGLRVHDNPALDAARRGAGRLYPVFVLDPRYLRPDPAAASPGSARAGVARVRFLLESLGDLDARLHRLGSRLLLLRARDDDDAAGAVCAALKDWNIGRLSFESDTEPYALARDKKVTDFAMSSGIEVFTPVSHTLFDPADIINKNGGRPPLTYQSFIAIAVEPPEPILEEYSELPPVGDTGEYELLPVPTVEELGYGDISQEEISPFQGGETEALRRMKESLQDKEWVAKFEKPKGDPSAFLKPATTVLSPYLKFGCLSSRYFYHCIQDVYRSVRNYTKPPVSLTGQLLWRDFFYTVSFGTPNFDQMKGNKICKQIPWSENEELFVAWRDGRTGYPWIDAIMIQLRKWGWMHHLARHSVACFLTRGDLFIHWEKGRDVFERLLIDSDWAINNGNWLWLSCSSFFYQYHRIYSPITFGKKYDPNGNYIRHFIPVLKDMPREYIYEPWTAPLSIQKKAKCIIGKDYPKPVVDHDTATKECRKRMGEAYASNRLDSYSSKGKPSNLSRRKWSHGDQDASNSSIARQLKTSRSD from the exons atggaggccccgacggcggcgatggtgtGGTTCCGGAAGGGGCTGCGCGTGCACGACAACCCGGCGCTCGACGcggcccgccgcggcgccgggcggctGTACCCGGTGTTCGTGCTCGACCCGCGGTACCTGCGcccggaccccgccgccgcgtccccggGCTCCGCGCGCGCCGGGGTCGCCCGCGTCCGCTTCCTCCTCGAGAGCCTCGGCGACCTCGacgcccgcctccaccgcctaGGGTCCCGCCTCCTCCTACTCCGCGcccgcgacgacgacgacgccgccggcgccgtctgCGCCGCCCTCAAGGAC TGGAACATCGGCAGGCTGTCCTTCGAGTCCGACACGGAGCCGTACGCGCTGGCCCGCGACAAGAAAGTCACG GATTTTGCGATGTCTTCGGGGATCGAGGTGTTCACGCCGGTTAGCCATACCCTCTTCGACCCGGCAGACATCATAAACAAG AACGGTGGTCGGCCGCCTTTGACGTACCAATCATTCATCGCCATAGCCGTTGAACCGCCTGAGCCTATTTTGGAGGAATACTCTGAACTCCCACCGGTTGGAGACACAGGAGAGTACGAGTTGTTGCCCGTGCCTACAGTTGAGGAGCTTGGGTATGGGGATATCAGCCAG GAGGAGATTTCGCCATTCCAAGGAGGGGAGACAGAAGCTCTGAGGAGAATGAAAGAATCACTTCAAGATAAG GAATGGGTTGCCAAATTTGAGAAACCTAAGGGTGACCCATCTGCCTTCCTCAAACCTGCAACCACTGTTTTGTCACCATATCTGAAG TTTGGCTGCCTGTCCTCCAGATATTTTTACCACTGCATTCAGGATGTCTACAGGAGTGTCAGAAATTATACAAAACCACCTGTTTCATTGACAGGCCAG TTGCTGTGGCGAGACTTCTTCTACACAGTGTCTTTTGGGACTCCTAATTTTGATCAGATGAAAGGAAACAAAATATGCAAGCAG ATCCCATGGAGTGAGAATGAGGAGCTATTTGTTGCATGGAGAGATGGGCGGACAGGGTATCCATGGATTGATGCTATCATGATTCAG CTAAGGAAGTGGGGCTGGATGCATCACCTTGCACGCCATTCAGTTGCTTGTTTTCTTACGCGTGGTGATCTG TTTATCCACTGGGAGAAAGGACGTGATGTCTTTGAAAGGCTGCTGATTGATTCTGATTGGGCCATTAACAACGGCAATTGGCTGTGGCTATCTTGCTCATCCTTCTTCTATCAG TACCACAGAATTTACTCCCCTATTACATTTGGGAAGAAGTATGATCCTAATGGGAACTACATCAGGCATTTCATTCCAGTGCTGAAAG ACATGCCGAGGGAGTACATTTACGAGCCTTGGACTGCCCCCCTTAGCATTCAGAAGAAAGCCAAATGTATTATTGGCAAAGACTACCCAAAACCAG TGGTTGATCATGATACTGCAACCAAAGAGTGTAGAAAGAGGATGGGAGAAGCTTATGCCTCGAATCGCCTTGATTCCTACTCTTCCAAAGGGAAACCTTCAAACTTGTCGCGCAGAAAATGGTCTCACGGTGACCAAGATGCCTCTAACTCGTCCATTGCCAGGCAACTGAAGACTAGTCGATCTGACTGA
- the LOC120683417 gene encoding (6-4)DNA photolyase isoform X1: MEAPTAAMVWFRKGLRVHDNPALDAARRGAGRLYPVFVLDPRYLRPDPAAASPGSARAGVARVRFLLESLGDLDARLHRLGSRLLLLRARDDDDAAGAVCAALKDWNIGRLSFESDTEPYALARDKKVTDFAMSSGIEVFTPVSHTLFDPADIINKVLVLDTLSRRSVPNGGRPPLTYQSFIAIAVEPPEPILEEYSELPPVGDTGEYELLPVPTVEELGYGDISQEEISPFQGGETEALRRMKESLQDKEWVAKFEKPKGDPSAFLKPATTVLSPYLKFGCLSSRYFYHCIQDVYRSVRNYTKPPVSLTGQLLWRDFFYTVSFGTPNFDQMKGNKICKQIPWSENEELFVAWRDGRTGYPWIDAIMIQLRKWGWMHHLARHSVACFLTRGDLFIHWEKGRDVFERLLIDSDWAINNGNWLWLSCSSFFYQYHRIYSPITFGKKYDPNGNYIRHFIPVLKDMPREYIYEPWTAPLSIQKKAKCIIGKDYPKPVVDHDTATKECRKRMGEAYASNRLDSYSSKGKPSNLSRRKWSHGDQDASNSSIARQLKTSRSD; encoded by the exons atggaggccccgacggcggcgatggtgtGGTTCCGGAAGGGGCTGCGCGTGCACGACAACCCGGCGCTCGACGcggcccgccgcggcgccgggcggctGTACCCGGTGTTCGTGCTCGACCCGCGGTACCTGCGcccggaccccgccgccgcgtccccggGCTCCGCGCGCGCCGGGGTCGCCCGCGTCCGCTTCCTCCTCGAGAGCCTCGGCGACCTCGacgcccgcctccaccgcctaGGGTCCCGCCTCCTCCTACTCCGCGcccgcgacgacgacgacgccgccggcgccgtctgCGCCGCCCTCAAGGAC TGGAACATCGGCAGGCTGTCCTTCGAGTCCGACACGGAGCCGTACGCGCTGGCCCGCGACAAGAAAGTCACG GATTTTGCGATGTCTTCGGGGATCGAGGTGTTCACGCCGGTTAGCCATACCCTCTTCGACCCGGCAGACATCATAAACAAGGTGCTCGTGCTGGACACTCTTAGTAGGCGCTCGGTACCG AACGGTGGTCGGCCGCCTTTGACGTACCAATCATTCATCGCCATAGCCGTTGAACCGCCTGAGCCTATTTTGGAGGAATACTCTGAACTCCCACCGGTTGGAGACACAGGAGAGTACGAGTTGTTGCCCGTGCCTACAGTTGAGGAGCTTGGGTATGGGGATATCAGCCAG GAGGAGATTTCGCCATTCCAAGGAGGGGAGACAGAAGCTCTGAGGAGAATGAAAGAATCACTTCAAGATAAG GAATGGGTTGCCAAATTTGAGAAACCTAAGGGTGACCCATCTGCCTTCCTCAAACCTGCAACCACTGTTTTGTCACCATATCTGAAG TTTGGCTGCCTGTCCTCCAGATATTTTTACCACTGCATTCAGGATGTCTACAGGAGTGTCAGAAATTATACAAAACCACCTGTTTCATTGACAGGCCAG TTGCTGTGGCGAGACTTCTTCTACACAGTGTCTTTTGGGACTCCTAATTTTGATCAGATGAAAGGAAACAAAATATGCAAGCAG ATCCCATGGAGTGAGAATGAGGAGCTATTTGTTGCATGGAGAGATGGGCGGACAGGGTATCCATGGATTGATGCTATCATGATTCAG CTAAGGAAGTGGGGCTGGATGCATCACCTTGCACGCCATTCAGTTGCTTGTTTTCTTACGCGTGGTGATCTG TTTATCCACTGGGAGAAAGGACGTGATGTCTTTGAAAGGCTGCTGATTGATTCTGATTGGGCCATTAACAACGGCAATTGGCTGTGGCTATCTTGCTCATCCTTCTTCTATCAG TACCACAGAATTTACTCCCCTATTACATTTGGGAAGAAGTATGATCCTAATGGGAACTACATCAGGCATTTCATTCCAGTGCTGAAAG ACATGCCGAGGGAGTACATTTACGAGCCTTGGACTGCCCCCCTTAGCATTCAGAAGAAAGCCAAATGTATTATTGGCAAAGACTACCCAAAACCAG TGGTTGATCATGATACTGCAACCAAAGAGTGTAGAAAGAGGATGGGAGAAGCTTATGCCTCGAATCGCCTTGATTCCTACTCTTCCAAAGGGAAACCTTCAAACTTGTCGCGCAGAAAATGGTCTCACGGTGACCAAGATGCCTCTAACTCGTCCATTGCCAGGCAACTGAAGACTAGTCGATCTGACTGA